One window of the Passer domesticus isolate bPasDom1 chromosome 14, bPasDom1.hap1, whole genome shotgun sequence genome contains the following:
- the RSL24D1 gene encoding probable ribosome biogenesis protein RLP24, translated as MRIEKCYFCSGPIYPGHGVMFVRNDCKIFRFCKSKCHRNFKKKRNPRKMRWTKAFRKAAGKELTVDNSFEFEKRRNEPVKYQRELWNKTVDAMKRVEEIKRKRQARFIMNRLKKSKELQEAEDIKEVKQNIHLLRAPHAGTPKQLEDKMVQKLQEDVPMEEDS; from the exons atgcgCATCGAGAAGTGCTACTTCTGCTCGGGGCCCATCTACCCGGGACACGGCGTCATGTTCGTGCGCAACGACTGCAAG ATATTTAGATTCTGCAAATCAAAATGCCACAGAAACTTTAAAAAGAAGCGAAATCCCAGAAAGATGAGATGGACTAAAGCATTCCGTAAAGCAGCTGGCAAAGAGCTGACAGTG GATAATTCATTTGAATTTGAAAAACGTAGGAACGAACCAGTGAAATACCAGAGAGAGTTGTGGAACAAGACTG TGGATGCAATGAAGAGAGTGGAGGAAATAAAGCGAAAACGCCAAGCCAGATTTATTATGAACAG aTTAAAGAAGAGCAAAGAGTTGCAGGAGGCAGAAGACATCAAAGAAGTCAAACAGAATATCCACCTTCTTCGTGCTCCCCATGCAG GTACACCAAAACAGCTGGAGGACAAAATGGTGCAGAAGCTACAAGAGGATGTGCCTATGGAAGAAGATTCTTAA